From a region of the Haematobia irritans isolate KBUSLIRL chromosome 4, ASM5000362v1, whole genome shotgun sequence genome:
- the Ocho gene encoding ocho, whose product MNTTNMNLSHQYNNNNNSVLYNNNNYKNQSYTIYKSKVSPSRRLKNILKPVLGRIFKSKAAKPKRSSYIASEEKESEFDWLNNDMENMANEHLENRLMDELRHSETGEAIVVINEDGSRHLEYVDKENLYVPVHFARTNAGTFFWTSVQRENIEPYQIEWNFLDRWAQA is encoded by the coding sequence aTGAACACCACCAATATGAATTTAAGCCatcaatacaacaacaacaacaattctgtattgtacaacaacaacaattataaGAATCAAAGCTATACCATCTACAAGTCCAAGGTCTCACCATCACGGCGtcttaaaaatattctaaagcctGTCTTGGGTCGCATCTTCAAGTCGAAAGCTGCCAAGCCAAAACGCAGTTCCTACATTGCCTCTGAGGAGAAAGAAAGTGAATTCGATTGGCTCAATAATGACATGGAGAATATGGCCAATGAACATTTGGAGAATCGTCTTATGGATGAATTGCGTCATAGTGAAACTGGTGAGGCTATAGTGGTCATCAATGAAGATGGTAGCCGGCATTTGGAGTATGTGGACAAGGAGAATCTTTATGTTCCTGTACACTTTGCACGCACAAATGCTGGAACATTTTTCTGGACCTCGGTACAACGTGAAAACATCGAACCCTATCAAATCGAATGGAATTTCCTAGATCGTTGGGCCCAAGCCTAA